One stretch of Sphingobacteriales bacterium DNA includes these proteins:
- a CDS encoding DUF2179 domain-containing protein → AVRLSNEIEQIDPAAFIISHKIKDTKGGMIKKRISMR, encoded by the coding sequence AGCCGTCAGGTTAAGCAATGAAATTGAACAAATAGACCCTGCAGCTTTTATCATCAGCCATAAAATCAAAGACACCAAAGGCGGAATGATAAAGAAAAGAATTTCAATGAGATAG